From the Erythrolamprus reginae isolate rEryReg1 chromosome Z, rEryReg1.hap1, whole genome shotgun sequence genome, one window contains:
- the LOC139152969 gene encoding claudin-9-like: MASAGLEIMAMGLCILGWLGTILSCALPMWKVSAFIGNNIVVAQIIWEGLWMNCVVQSTGQMQCKIYDSMLALPQDVQAARALMVISVVLAVLALLVSIVGAKCTNCVEEEGAKARIVITSGAFFIVSGLLALIPVCWSANSIIRDFYNPIVVEPLKRELGAALYVGWAASALLLLGGSLLCCSCPPRDNRYPGRVAYSVPARSTALPGSTIDKRDYV; encoded by the coding sequence ATGGCATCTGCAGGGCTTGAGATCATGGCAATGGGCCTCTGTATCCTTGGCTGGTTGGGAACTATTCTTTCATGTGCATTGCCCATGTGGAAGGTTTCAGCATTCATCGGAAACAACATTGTTGTGGCTCAGATAATCTGGGAGGGCCTGTGGATGAATTGTGTTGTACAGAGTACTGGCCAGATGCAGTGTAAGATCTACGATTCCATGCTAGCCCTGCCTCAAGATGTCCAAGCTGCCAGGGCCCTCATGGTTATCTCTGTGGTCCTTGCTGTCCTGGCACTGTTGGTGAGTATTGTTGGAGCCAAGTGTACCAACTGTGTGGAGGAAGAAGGTGCCAAGGCACGTATTGTCATTACTTCAGGTGCCTTCTTTATTGTCTCAGGACTTCTCGCACTTATTCCTGTCTGCTGGtctgccaactccatcatccgTGACTTTTACAATCCAATTGTGGTTGAACCTCTCAAGAGGGAACTGGGGGCTGCTCTCTATGTGGGTTGGGCAGCTTCTGCCTTACTACTCCTTGGAGGATCACTCCTATGTTGCTCCTGCCCGCCACGAGACAACCGTTACCCAGGCCGTGTTGCCTATTCTGTTCCAGCTAGATCTACCGCTCTACCAGGCAGTACGATTGACAAGCGGGATTATGTATGA